A window of Bacillus toyonensis BCT-7112 genomic DNA:
TTTTAAATAAATTGATATTTTCACGCCTAATTATATGAGTTAGAGGAGAGATTGAAAGAAGTAGTTTTAAAGATTATATATTTCAAAAAATAAAGATTTCTTCTTATTTATATTATAGATAGATAGTAATAGATATATGTGGATTACGCTAAAACAAGCTTTGAATATGATAATAAAAAGGAGTTGAATTGTAATGGGTTACATTGTTGATATTTCAAAGTGGAATGGAACTATTAATTGGGAAATTGCAGCGCCTCAACTAGATTTAGTTATTGCTAGAGTGCAAGATGGTTCAAATACGGTGGATTTTATGTATCAAAATTATGTGAATGCAATGAAGAAGCATAGTGTTCCGTTTGGTAATTATGCATTTTGTCGTTTTATTTCTATTGCAGATGCAAAGAAAGAGGCACAAGATTTTTGGAATCGTGGCGATAAGTCTGCTGCGTTTTGGGTGGCGGATGTTGAAGTACAAACGATGGTAGATATGCAAGGCGGGACACAAGTATTTATAGATGAATTACGTCGTTTAGGTGCGAAAAAAGTAGGTTTATATGTTGGGCATCACACGTATGTATCGTTTGGAGCGCGTAATATTGATGCTGATTTTGTATGGATTCCTCGTTATGGAGGGAATAAGCCGGCGTATCCGTGTGATATTTGGCAATATACGGATTCGGGGAATGTTCCTGGGATCGGGAAATGTGATTTGAATCAATTAATAGGAAATAAGTCACTTTCCTGGTTTATAGATTCGAATCAAGAAAATCAATCTAATGTAGTGGATTTGCAGCAATCAAGTGGTATTGGTATTGCAGTTTCAAAATATCCTGATGGATACGGCATAAATTTATATGAAAATCCTGTGAACCCCCAGTATACAGGTGCAATCACTAAGAAAATCCCGTATTTAATTTTAAACAGTTATTGGGGAGGCGGCGATAAAGATATGATTTGCTTAGGGAATGATAAGCAGTGGGTATATTTAAACCATTTTGATGTGAGATGGTATTATGCTTCTTCAAAATATCCTGTCGGGTACGGAGTGAATTATTATGGAGAGCCTGAATGTATTAATTATAAAGGAAATATAGATGGATCAACATCTTACCGTGTGTGGGGAAGAGTAAAAAATGCGGTAGATATCGGACAAAGTAGTTGGATACCGGAAAAACATTTAATCATTAAGTAACCTTAGTCGTTAAATGTTTTTGAGGCATTCGTAAAGAGTCTTCTCATTAATAAATAGTGAGAAGATTTTTCATATTTGTGTATAAAAAATATGATACATATTTGATTCAAATGAAATGAATTACATATGGAAAACACACTGTTTTCACAATAACGGTGTATAGTTACGTTGCATAATAATAAAAGTGAGGTATTTGAATTGAAAAAGAAAAAGCTATTTTTGGGAACAATTATTTCATGCGTGGTACTCGCATTATCTGCATGTGGTTCCTCAGACAACGTAGTAACATCAAAAGTAGGAAATGTTACAGAGAAAGAGTTAAGTAAAGAATTAAAACAAAAATATGGAGAAAGTACATTATATCAAATGGTATTAAGTAAGGCGCTGCTAGATAAATATAAAGTTTCAGATGAGGAAGCAACAAAACAAGTAAAAGAAGCAAAAGATAAAATGGGTGACAATTTTAAAGAGACTTTAGAAAAACTTGGGTTAAAAAACGAAGATGAATTAAAAGAAAAAATGAAACCAGAAATTGCATTTGAAAAAGCGATTAAAGCGACTGTCACAGAAAAAGATGTAAAAGATAACTATAAACCAGAAATGAAGGTAAGTCATATTTTAGTAAAAGATGAAAAAACCGCTAAAGAAGTAAAAGAGAAAGTGAATAATGGTGAAGATTTTGCCACTTTAGCGAAGCAGTACTCAGAAGATACTGGTTCAAAGGAACAGGGCGGGGAAATAGCTGGTTTTGGCCCTGGGCAAACTGTTAAAGAATTTGAGGAAGCTGCGTATAAATTAAATGCAGGACAAGTAAGTGAACCAGTTAAAACATCTTACGGTTACCATATTATTAAAGTGACCGATAAAAAAGAGTTGAAACCATTTGAAGAAGTGAAGGATAAGATCCGTAAAGATTTAGAACAACAAAGATTACAAGATACGACAGGTAAATGGAAACAGCAAGTAGTCAATGATTTATTAAAAGATGCTGATATTAAGGTGAATGATAAAGAATATAAAGAGACATTTAAATTTCTAGAAAAGAAATAATACGGATAAAAAAACAGAAATGTAGCATTTTGCTAGACTTCTGTTTTTTGTTTTTTTGAAAAAAGAATGCAGACTTCTTCGGTAAACACAATCATACTAGAATGATTCGGATAAGTAAAAAACAAAAAACTAAATAAAATAAAATTTTTAAAGGTAAAACTCTAGAAGTATTATGTAACTTGAATTAGAAAAGGGAACTCATATTGAGTTCCCTTTTCTAATTAGTGTGTGTGTTATAAAAAAGATAGTAAGACAATATAATATTACATTTAAATATTAAGAATTACAATGGAAAATTGTAGGAAAATGAAATTGGAAATAATAATCGTTTTAAAAAATGTTGATATAGTAATGTTTTGATTATTTTATTACATATAAATTAAGTATATAAATTTTTATAGTGGATCAACATAATTTGAAGAATAGTACATATAATATTTTTGAATAAACATTTGCAATATTATAGGAAGTGAAAAGTTGAGCATTCTATTAAAAAGGATGTTCTTTTTGTTATGAATATTTCTAAATGTATTATTTACTAGATGAATAAATGAAAGTGGGGGAGAATATATGAAAGTGATTTTTCAAAGAGAAGACGGAGGGAAAGTTTTTGAATCGAATGATGAAAATATAAGTGATTTATTAGCTATATTAAAAGAAACGAAAGGGATTAAAATTGGGATGGTTGAGTATGAAGTGTTAAAATATGAAATAGAGTATTTTCGTCATCCGAAAAGAGGAGAAACGGAGAGAGAGTTACATATAACCATACATCCTAAATATATGTAATGAATGGTAGCGATATCAAACTATTATGAAAGCAAAGGAGTATTTGATATTGTAATATGATATGTACGAAAAGAGAGTGTGGAAATCGCCCTCTTTTCACAGAAAACCTATAAGGAATAAATTGAGTTACATTATAAATTTCTTAAATTTTGTGAGTTCGTTCATTATAATGTATGTTTGCGTTTAATAATGGTTCATGCAAAAAAATAAAGCTTTGTAGTGTAGGCAGGGATATTATATTCAATTAAAAAAATATAATATTGTAGTTTGTTGACGAATAATAAATGAAACTTTCATTTCAAAAAAAAAGCTAGTCAAGATAAAAAATAAACTTGAATAACGTATTAGAAAAAACGATTTCACTTTATGTGAAATCGTTTTTTTATTCGCTATATGTATTTCAATGTGTAGAGAGTAAAAAGTTTGTTTTAAGGGAAAATAAACTATAGATAAAGTTCAATGTTTCAAATTACATTTTGTAAAAAAAATATACATATGCCTCTTCTCAAAAGAACGTAAGTTCGTGTATAATTAGAACAAACGTTCCTTGGAGTGTAGACATTATACAATTTAGAAATAAATACGAGCTTAGTAATTACTAAAAATGATGGAGTAACAGTATGTGTGAAATAGAGTGGATAAATGATCAAGGAGATAAAGAAATGAATCATGTAAAGAGGCGGAAAGAAGAAAGAGAGTGGGTTCCATTTACAGTAATGTCGGAACAATTGTTAAGTATGAGAAAGGTTATTGGTGAGAAATTAAAAGTGCAAAGGCCGATAGTAACAAATGAAGAAAAAGAAAGAATTTCTGATAAATTGCTAACGGCATTATTGTCTGAGCAAGAAATATTGGTGACATATTTTGAAGATGGCTACATACTTACAAGTTATATGACAGTCGTTCATATAGACCCGGTAAGGCAGATTATAATGTGCACAGACGCATTTTATAAAACTCACGTAATGAGTTTTACAGATGTAATTGAAATAATGTAATAGAAGCTGAACTTTAATATCCAGCTTCTATTATTTCTGATAGATGGAAGAAATAATGCGAAATAGCAGCTAGCTTCATGCTAACTGCTAAGCCCCAGGGAAAGGGAGAAAAAGATAGGGTACTCCAACATTCAATAATAGCTGTGAAACAGCCTGATTATAGTATAGACAAATTTAAAATTCCTATACATAAAGATGAAAAATAGGGTTAGGCTGTACCCACTTGATTTTGATCTGCAAGGTCCGAATCAAACGTATTAGTCGCACTAACACCGTTAAAAGTATTAACAACAAAACCAACGTTTGATGCGCCAGATCCATTGTAAGCTTTCGTATTTTCTTTCGGAGAAACGTTGTAGAAATCACCTAAGTTAAATGATCCGTTACTATTTTGTACAACTAAATTCCCTACAACTGAGGGCATAATTTTCACCTGCTTTATAATGAATTGTTAACATTACTATATGGGAGTAAAGTCCAAATGGTTCATGTAACAAAAATTGTGGAATAGTAAAACGTTTCAAGCGTGGCTTTCAATAAAAGTGTGTTAAACTTAATATGAGTTGGATAATAAAAAAGAAATAATTTGTATAATTAATATATACGAAAACAAAGGAGGCAAAATGTTATGAATAACGTTATAAAAAAAGTAGATTTATCAGATGCAAAATCAAGTAATCTTGTTGCGCTTATTTATAGCAATGAAGTTATATTGATTGAAAACGCATTTTGTCCAAATGAAATAAAATTAAAGTTTAATGAGATTGCAATTTTATCTGCAATTAAAACAGCTCATATTGCAAAAGTGTCCATCAGAAAAGAACTTGAAGCGCTTTTTCATGATACAGGAGTATTACTGGTGAAACAAAGTGCTGAAGTTGGTAGCAGTCAATCTATAACAATGCATTTTGAGCAGTTCAAAAAATTACAATATGAAATTGAGCTTTTAAATAAAAGTATGTAATCAGGCTAGTTGAAGATTTTTTCACAAAAGTGGACTGTGTTATGTTGAAAAGTGGATTGGAAATTATTTGGATGAATCGCACTATAAACATAAATATAGTTTTATGAAAATGCAGGGTAATGAGGATTTTCAAGCTGGTAAATTAGGTACAGTTTATATGTATCAATGTAAAAATGCGGGAAAGAAAAGTTGCAATTTAAAAATTAATAATGAAATAAACAACGAATTTTTAAATATGTAAACGGGAGTAACCATTATGGTTACTCTTTTGTTTATGTGTGCAATATTAAAAATACTTCTAAAGTATGAAGTGTTTTTAATACTTTAGTAAATAGATAAATGAAGGTTAAAGGAGTAAAATATGGTAAAGGGAGGCGAGGGATTGAAGCGAAATGACATTAGGAAACTCGTAATTATTACAGGAGTGACGCAAGGATTAGGACGCGCGATGGTTGATCGATTTCATGAATTGGGATGGAACATATGTGGATGTGGACGTTCAAAAGATAAAATTGAAGAACTAAAAAAACAATACGGTAATACACATGATTTTCAAATAATTGATGTTTCAGATTCGCAGCAAGTTAGTAGTTGGGCAAATGATATCCTTACTAAATATCGGGCTCCCGACTTGTTAATAAATAATGCATCAATTGTGAATCAAAATGCACCAATTTGGAAAGTTACCGCTGGGGAATTTGAAAATGTAATGAATGTAAACGTGAATGGTGTAGTAAATGTAATAAGAGCATTTGTCCCAGCAATGGTAGATAGAAAAGAAGGAATTATTATTAATATGAGTTCTAGTTGGGGAAGAGAAGGTGAGGCAGATCTTGCACCATACTGTGCCTCGAAGTTTGCAATTGAAGGTATCACGAAATCTATGGCACTGGAATTGCCTGATGGTGTGGCTGTAGTTGCTTTAGATCCTGGCGGTGGTATTAGCACTCCAATGCTGCATTCATGTGCACCACAGTATGTTAATGAATCACCCACACCTGAAATGTGGTCACATAATGCGATTCGATATATATTGAATATAACAATAGATAAAAATGGAGATTCATTGACATGCCCAGCATGTGTTTAAAAATAAGTATCTATTACTCAATGTAATTTCAGTGATATACGTTTTGGCTAAAAAAGTACCTTTAAGGTACTTTTTGTATTAGTAACACATTATAGAATGCACAAAATTACATATGGAAAATAAAATATTTGATTAAGAGTGACTTTTGGTTATTTCGAAAGCACGAGAAAATATCAAAATAGGTGATAAAAATGAATCCAAGCAGTTTAAAAGTGACAGGAGCATGGTATCAAGTAGGAGGAAATCTTACAGCTGCTATTGGAACGACAAGAGGATTTATTGGGGAAGAGAAAATTGAATCGGACCTTGTTATTATAGGAAGCTCATTACAAGCCTTCGGGTATATTTTACAAATTATAGCGAGTAATTATACCGAAGATGAAGATGAAGAAGTAGAAAATCGAAATATAAGTTTGCAGAATGAAAGTGAAACACTGGATAAAATGGGAATTGAGTTATTGGCATTAGGGAATATATCAAATGTAATAGGAACATATTTTAATAAAAATAAACAATTAACAGAGAATGATTATCTTATCATTGTCGGGAACAGTTTACAATCGATTGGTGCTTTTTTAGGAGTAGAAGCAGCTTTGATTGAGATGAAAGTAATACAGCGAATCATTGTACTAGGCAATTCTATGCAAAGCTTAGGGGCCGGACTACAAGCGTATCAAGGCATAATTAATTTATCGAAGGATGAAGTAGAAAACGAAGATCGTATTCTTGATAAGAAGGATGAGAGGATAATAGCACTGATTGGTATTTGGATACAGGCAATAGGAACGGTAATTTCTGCGATTGGATTAACTGCAGTAGAGAAAGAGAAAAGTTTTGAAAATAATAAGAATTTTAAAATGCTCATTGAAAGAGCGGATGTAAAATGTAATTAAATAGGTAGGAAGAGTTTGGTCTAGTAGGTTTTTTTGCATATGGATAGAATATATATTATAGAAGAAATGTTATAATTGCTTAATTGAAATTTGTGTAACTTCAAAATCAAAGAGTGTGCTTGCATATGAAAAGAAGTGTTATAAAAAATCCAAAATAAGGAGTTTTCAAGAGATGATGTACTTATTGGCAATTCTACTTCCACCTGTAGCTGTATTATTTTGCGGAAAGCCATTTCAAGCAATAATTAATTTCATATTAACTTTAATATTTTGGGTTCCAGGCGTCATACACGCGATTTTAGTCGTACATGATAAAAAGGCGGATCGGCGAGTGAGAAAACAAATTCAAGCATATGATGAAATTAATAAGAGGAATAGAAGATAATTCGTCTGTGAAAATAGTATAAAAAGAAAGGGGGATTAACCTCCTTTCTTTTTATTTGGTGCTTAAGTTTAAATTTTAGTGTAGCGGAAAGAATTTTTAATGTAAGTTTTATGGTAATAACTTTTAGATTGTGCATTTAATAAACCATTGTAAATGTTTTCAGGTACATTAAAGAAATCATACATGCCATTTTTGAATTGGATTCGTAAAATCATAGAAAAGGGATTATAACCAACAGCAATCAAATTTTTTGATATAACAGGAGATAATTTCATAAGCATACAACTCCTTAATTTTATTTGTAAATTCTTTTAGAAATGAGGATTAGGTTGTTGAAATAAGAATATGTAAAGCAGCAGTAATACGGATAGCCAATATATTAAATCTTTGTTATACCTATTTATAAAGAAGTTCACACGAAGTTCATATCGATATGCTATTTTTATCTCACCTTTGATGAAATTAATAAGAAAATATTGACCATTTGAAAAAAAGGTATATTATTTATACGAGGTATTAAAATTTTATCTCTTCCATTTTATGCGTAATGGGGCAGCTTTATTTGAAGGAATAGAGGTAAAAAATAATTTGTTTAAGAGTATCTAAAATTTATAATCTGTGAATTAGGAAAATATTGAATGCTTCCGATGAACACACTTTCTAAATGTAAAGATATTTGGGAAGGTGGCCTCAATATTTTTAGTAAATCAACGGGAGAATTGAAAGGCAGGAGAAAGTAACATGTCAGAAAATTATCGTTCTCGAGAGGAGCGACGACAAGTTAAAAAGAAAAATCAGCCAGCTTCTAAAAAACAAAAACCAAAGGGTAAAACATCATTTTTCCGTAAGTTTTTAATTAGTTGTTTATTACTTGGTATTGTAGGTTTAGTGGCGGGGGTTGCTACCTTTTTTGTAATGATTAAGGATGCACCAAAACTTGAAAAAGCAAAACTTGTTAATCCGTTATCCTCAAAAATTTATGATAAAGACGGGAAGTTGGTATATGAATACGGAAAAGAAAAGCGAACCAACGTTACGTATGATCAAATCCCTAAATTAGTAGAAAATGCTTTTTTAGCTGCGGAAGATGCACGTTTTTATGAGCATAGTGGTGTGGATTTCAAAGGTACTGCTCGTGCAGTTTTAGTTAGTTTAAAAGGAGATTACGGTTCGCAAGGCGGAAGTACAATAACGCAGCAAGTTATTAAAAACTACTTCTTATCAATGGATAAAACACCAAAGCGTAAGGCGCAAGAAGTGTATTTAGCTTATAAGCTAGAACAACAGTATTCAAAACATGAAATATTAGAGATGTACTTAAACAAAATTAATTTAGGAAACCGCTCATACGGAATCGCAACAGCAGCACAAAACTACTATAATAAAGAATTAAAAGACTTAACATTACCAGAAGTTGCGATGCTTGCAGGTTTACCGAAAGCACCAAATAATTACGACCCGTCGAAACCACAAAATATTCAAAAGGCAACAGAAAGAAGAAATGTTGTACTAAAGTTAATGAATCGACATGGTTATATTACAAAAGCAGAAATGGAAGAAGCGTCGAAAGTACCAGTGGACAAAGGTGTTCAAAAGGCAGCTGAATTACAAGCGATGCCACATCCTGCATTTATGGATGCAGTTGTGAAAGAAGTTGAAAAAGAATTACCTGATGCTAATATTGGTTCTGATGGTTTAGAAATTTATACAACATTAGACAAAAAGGCACAAACATTGGCTGATAATATTTTAAATACAAATATTATTGATTATCCAAGTGAGAAATTCCAAGGGGCTTTCACATTTATGGATACGAAAACAGGTGAAGTACGTGCTATAGGTAGTGGGCGTGGTGAAAATAAGGCTGTATTTAAAGGTCATAATATGGCAACTGAATTAGATCGCTCAGCAGGTTCAACAATGAAACCGATCTTTGATTATGCTCCTGCAATTGAATATTTAAAATGGGCTACTTATCATCAAGTCGATGACTCGCCATTTAAGTATACTGGTGGTCAAGATGTCAGAAACTCAGATAGAGGGTATTTAGGACAAATTACAATGCGTGAAGCATTAAAATTATCACGTAATGTTCCAGCTATTAAAACTGCAAAAGAAGTAGGAATAACTAAATCAAAAGCTTTCTCTGAAAAGTTAGGTATTACATTTAATGCACCACCGACAGAATCAACAGCGATTGGTACAAATGAAGTATCGCCAACTGAGATGGCAGGTGCGTATGCTGCATTTGGTAATGACGGTAAATATACGAAGCCGCATTTTGTTAAAAAAGTGGTTTATCCAGATGGTAAATCGAAAAGTTTTGAGCAAAAGTCAAAACGAGTGATGGAAGATTATACAGCTTATATGATTACAGATATGCTTCGTTCCGTCGTAACATCTGGTACTGGTACAGCTGCTAATATAAGTTCTTTAGATGTAGCTGGTAAAACAGGAACAACGAACTATTCTTCGGAAAAAGCAGCGCAATATAAATTACCAGACAGTGCGACTCGTGATAGCTGGTTTGCAGGATATACACCGCAGTATACGATGGCAGTATGGACTGGTTATATGAAAGATAGTAAAGACGATTATATTAGTAGTAAAAATACGAAAATTGCACAGTTGATCTTTAAAGAAATGATGAGCGAGATGGCTACTGATAAATCACAATTTAAGATGCCAAGTAGTGTTGTGAAAGAAGGTAATGAATTACGTATAAAAGGTGAGAAACGTGATTCTTCACCAAATACGAGCGTACCGAATACAACTGAACAGCCGAAACAAGATCAGCAGCAAAAAACTGAAGAAGAGAAAAAGCAAGAAGAACTTAAGAAACAGGAAGAATTAAAGAAACAAGAAGAACAAAAGAAACAAGATGACCTTAAGAAGCAACAAGAAGAACAAAAGAAACAAGATGACCTTAAGAAGCAAGAAGAACAAAAGAAAGAAAATGAACAAAATAATGGAAATGGTCAAGGAAATACAACGCCTCCAAACAACGGAGGAGGCGGGAGCACAACGCCGCCGAACAACGGAGGAGGCGGGAACACAACGCCGCCGAATAACGGAGGAGGCGGGAACACAACGCCACCGAATAACGGAGGAGGCGGGAACACAACACCGCCGAATAACGGGGGAGGTCAAGGGAATCCAACCCCACCAGTGACAACTCCACCGAATAATGGGGGGAATGCAGGAGAAGTCCCTGCTAATACTGGCCAATAAGAAAAGTTAATAAAAAGCAATTAAAAAAGTCGAATTTCTTACATAAGGAATTCGACTTTTTTATGTTGAAAAGGGATTGGAAGTAAATATAGGAGCTATGCAATGATGCTATTTAAATGTTAAACGTACCATAGAAATTTTGAAAATAAATGGATGGAAAATGATAAAAGACTTGAGTCGGGGGTAATGGAACATAACTGGGGTTATAAAAGGTAGTGCTACTTGGGTGTGTACCGTGATGCCAAAATGAGGGAGTAACTTGACCGGGAACTTGATATTGTTGCCAAGTTGCGGGAAGTTCAATGCCAACATCAGAGCTAGCTGTATGGACGGCGGGCACATGTATTCCGGGAGTTGAAGGAACCACGGCAGTTACTCTTGATAATACCCACATAAAAATAATCACTCCTAAGTTGAGATAATAAAATAGTATATTCTCTTAACACGTATAAAGGTACAAATACATAGGACTTTCGGTTAAAGCATACGTACAAAGTCGTACGACCAATCAATGCTGAGAGTGGACTATTTAATATGAAAAGATACGTCTTTTTGCTGAGGGAAAAGAGACAGAGAAAATGTACAATGGGAGTGTTAATCGTAAATTTCACGTGTTTATGGGGGTGTTTTTATGGAACGATTATGGACGAAGTCATTTATTCAAATGTCTTTCGCAATGTTATTTTTATTTACAGGGTTTTATTTACTTGTTCCAACGCTTCCTCTATTCATTAAAGAGATTGGTGGAAATGAATCACAAGTTGGATTGATGATGGGAATGTTTACAATAGCTGCTGTTGTAATACGACCGATTATTGGAGGTATGTTAGATCAATATGGTAGAAGGTCTTTTATTATTTTCGGACTCATCCTTTTTGGGCTAACGATG
This region includes:
- a CDS encoding peptidylprolyl isomerase PrsA codes for the protein MKKKKLFLGTIISCVVLALSACGSSDNVVTSKVGNVTEKELSKELKQKYGESTLYQMVLSKALLDKYKVSDEEATKQVKEAKDKMGDNFKETLEKLGLKNEDELKEKMKPEIAFEKAIKATVTEKDVKDNYKPEMKVSHILVKDEKTAKEVKEKVNNGEDFATLAKQYSEDTGSKEQGGEIAGFGPGQTVKEFEEAAYKLNAGQVSEPVKTSYGYHIIKVTDKKELKPFEEVKDKIRKDLEQQRLQDTTGKWKQQVVNDLLKDADIKVNDKEYKETFKFLEKK
- a CDS encoding YqaE/Pmp3 family membrane protein; the encoded protein is MMYLLAILLPPVAVLFCGKPFQAIINFILTLIFWVPGVIHAILVVHDKKADRRVRKQIQAYDEINKRNRR
- a CDS encoding transglycosylase domain-containing protein; translation: MSENYRSREERRQVKKKNQPASKKQKPKGKTSFFRKFLISCLLLGIVGLVAGVATFFVMIKDAPKLEKAKLVNPLSSKIYDKDGKLVYEYGKEKRTNVTYDQIPKLVENAFLAAEDARFYEHSGVDFKGTARAVLVSLKGDYGSQGGSTITQQVIKNYFLSMDKTPKRKAQEVYLAYKLEQQYSKHEILEMYLNKINLGNRSYGIATAAQNYYNKELKDLTLPEVAMLAGLPKAPNNYDPSKPQNIQKATERRNVVLKLMNRHGYITKAEMEEASKVPVDKGVQKAAELQAMPHPAFMDAVVKEVEKELPDANIGSDGLEIYTTLDKKAQTLADNILNTNIIDYPSEKFQGAFTFMDTKTGEVRAIGSGRGENKAVFKGHNMATELDRSAGSTMKPIFDYAPAIEYLKWATYHQVDDSPFKYTGGQDVRNSDRGYLGQITMREALKLSRNVPAIKTAKEVGITKSKAFSEKLGITFNAPPTESTAIGTNEVSPTEMAGAYAAFGNDGKYTKPHFVKKVVYPDGKSKSFEQKSKRVMEDYTAYMITDMLRSVVTSGTGTAANISSLDVAGKTGTTNYSSEKAAQYKLPDSATRDSWFAGYTPQYTMAVWTGYMKDSKDDYISSKNTKIAQLIFKEMMSEMATDKSQFKMPSSVVKEGNELRIKGEKRDSSPNTSVPNTTEQPKQDQQQKTEEEKKQEELKKQEELKKQEEQKKQDDLKKQQEEQKKQDDLKKQEEQKKENEQNNGNGQGNTTPPNNGGGGSTTPPNNGGGGNTTPPNNGGGGNTTPPNNGGGGNTTPPNNGGGQGNPTPPVTTPPNNGGNAGEVPANTGQ
- a CDS encoding SDR family oxidoreductase: MVKGGEGLKRNDIRKLVIITGVTQGLGRAMVDRFHELGWNICGCGRSKDKIEELKKQYGNTHDFQIIDVSDSQQVSSWANDILTKYRAPDLLINNASIVNQNAPIWKVTAGEFENVMNVNVNGVVNVIRAFVPAMVDRKEGIIINMSSSWGREGEADLAPYCASKFAIEGITKSMALELPDGVAVVALDPGGGISTPMLHSCAPQYVNESPTPEMWSHNAIRYILNITIDKNGDSLTCPACV
- a CDS encoding YolD-like family protein, coding for MNHVKRRKEEREWVPFTVMSEQLLSMRKVIGEKLKVQRPIVTNEEKERISDKLLTALLSEQEILVTYFEDGYILTSYMTVVHIDPVRQIIMCTDAFYKTHVMSFTDVIEIM
- a CDS encoding KTSC domain-containing protein, encoding MKLSPVISKNLIAVGYNPFSMILRIQFKNGMYDFFNVPENIYNGLLNAQSKSYYHKTYIKNSFRYTKI
- a CDS encoding DUF6944 family repetitive protein gives rise to the protein MNPSSLKVTGAWYQVGGNLTAAIGTTRGFIGEEKIESDLVIIGSSLQAFGYILQIIASNYTEDEDEEVENRNISLQNESETLDKMGIELLALGNISNVIGTYFNKNKQLTENDYLIIVGNSLQSIGAFLGVEAALIEMKVIQRIIVLGNSMQSLGAGLQAYQGIINLSKDEVENEDRILDKKDERIIALIGIWIQAIGTVISAIGLTAVEKEKSFENNKNFKMLIERADVKCN
- a CDS encoding glycoside hydrolase family 25 protein gives rise to the protein MGYIVDISKWNGTINWEIAAPQLDLVIARVQDGSNTVDFMYQNYVNAMKKHSVPFGNYAFCRFISIADAKKEAQDFWNRGDKSAAFWVADVEVQTMVDMQGGTQVFIDELRRLGAKKVGLYVGHHTYVSFGARNIDADFVWIPRYGGNKPAYPCDIWQYTDSGNVPGIGKCDLNQLIGNKSLSWFIDSNQENQSNVVDLQQSSGIGIAVSKYPDGYGINLYENPVNPQYTGAITKKIPYLILNSYWGGGDKDMICLGNDKQWVYLNHFDVRWYYASSKYPVGYGVNYYGEPECINYKGNIDGSTSYRVWGRVKNAVDIGQSSWIPEKHLIIK
- the gerPF gene encoding spore germination protein GerPF — protein: MPSVVGNLVVQNSNGSFNLGDFYNVSPKENTKAYNGSGASNVGFVVNTFNGVSATNTFDSDLADQNQVGTA